The following is a genomic window from Paenibacillus thiaminolyticus.
TCCGTCGCGGACGACATCGGCGTAGCGGTAAGCTCCCGCCACCGGCTTCCGGGTGTCATCTAACACCGTAAGCACCACACAGGCCGTTCCCAGATCCACACCGGTATAGTAGAACGAAGACCGTCCTGGAATCGGTTTCTGGATGACTGCTTCAAATTGCTTTAGGAGTTGATCGCAGTATGCAAAGGGTTTTGTCTCTGGCATGTTCTACCTCCTGTAGTTCTGCAAATAAGCGAGCTCAATGCGTTAATCATATAGTTAATTCCAGGAATAACAGGCTTCTCCGGCTTTTCTTGGGGACTGCCTGCTGCGGCTTCCAACACCGCAAACCCAAGCTCCCGCAGAGCGCAGCGCAAACGGTGGAGCAAAGCAATTTCTCTGCCCTTTGCCAACTGAATGTGAAACTCGGTTACCTCAAAGCAATCTCCCGCATCCTCAAAAAGAACATCGGCAGGAATGCCGGTACAACCCTGGAAAAATAAATCGGCAGTGAATGCGCCGCCTCCTTCCCCTTTCTGGAGGGCCGAAAACAGCCTCGACAGCTCTAGCACCTTCTGGGCGAGCAGCACATCCCGCTCCAGCAGCTCCTGCCCGGTTAACAAGAACAGGGCTGAGACGGATTGCATCTGACAGAGCAAGATTCCACGCCGCCAATCCCGCTTTTCCGCCTGTTGCTCCGGATTTGGGAGCGGCTCTTGCTTTTGTTCTTGATTTTGCTCTTGCGTACTATAGGACACGGCGATCTGGCGATCCGTCAAAAACTGGCGCGCCTCCGGCGTCAATCGGCTTCCATGCTCCACCATGTAGGATGTAAAAGGCTCTATCCTGTACACATTGCGCAATTCCATTTCGGTAATAAATTTCATGGTATCAACTCCACTCTTATTACCCGAACAAATAACGTTTCAATTCCCCGATTCCCCTTCCCACGGGAAGACTAATGCGGAAAAAGGGCCGATCAGCAAAATACGTTTTTTCATGTCCGTGTAATTTCCGCCGTCGCAAAACCCAGACTATTGCAGAACGTCTCAATAATGGCTCGCAGCGCTGTATCCACACTGGCTATATCTCCGGTGAGAAGCACCGAACCAGTAAAGCGATCCAGAAAGCCGATTTCCACATCTGCTACCTTGGTGGCGATATCGGCGGCAATAATGGAGGTTTCGCTGGGCGACAGTGTTAATATGCCAATAGCCCCCGCTTCATCGATGCCCAGTCTTTCATACATGTCAGGCACGGGTGAAGCAATCATATGGGCCAGCGTCACTTGTTTGCCCGGCACCGACTCCTGAATCATCCGACCGGGAGCTGGCCCAGCAGGCTGTTGCATATAAACGTCCTCCTAAAAGTTTTGCGAGTTTGAAAAGCGGCAGCTTTACCGAACATAACTGGCTTCGAAAGCATCCGCTTAATGTTTGACTACCCGAACCGGGAGATCGTATTGGCTGATCTGACGTTCAATACGCTCCAGATCGGCTTCATTCAGGCTTAAATCGCGGTCAACGCTGTAAACCATATCCAATTGTCTGTATTTGTTAATTCCAAGCTTGTGATACGGGAGCAAATCGATGCCTTGAAAATTCCGGTATTCCTTATAGGGAAGCAGAAACTCCACCGTTTTGCGAATGGTGTCCGCATCATCATTGAGCCCCTTCATCAGCGGCATCCGCACCATCACGTTATGTTTGCGGGTAATCAGTTCCCGCAAATTTTCGAGAATGCGCTCGTTGCGTACACCCGTCAATTGATAATGGCGGTATGAATCCATATGTTTCAGATCGTACAATATCAGATCGGTAAATTCGGCCATGGCCAGAATCGCTTCCGGTTTGGCATGCCCAGAGGTTTCAATGGCCGTATGGATTCCGGCGCGCTTGCACTCCTTGAGCAAATGGACCGCAAATTCGGATTGCGAGCATACTTCGCCCCCGCCCAAGGTGACGCCGCCGCCGGACGTCGTGTAGAACAGCATATCCTGCTCTACAATTTCCACAATTTCCGATACTGTCATATTCATCCCGGCGATAGAGAGCGCCCGCGCGGGACAAACCTTCTCACATTTCCGGCAGCCTATGCACTCGATTTTCCGGTCAACCACATGCTGCGGCTTGGACGGCTCCTGAGAGCCGGAAGTGTCCACACGGTGGATTTCCCGAGGACACGCCGCAACACATGCGCCGCAATCGTTGCACAGATCCCGTTGGTACATCACCTGATATTTCTTTTCCAGACCTTCCGGGTTCGCACACCACTGACAGCGCAGGGGACATCCCTTGAAGAAAATAAGCGTCCGGATACCGGGGCCGTCGTATATGGAATATTTTTGAATGTTGAAAATACGTGCCTGCCTTTCCGGCATACCTGACTCCATAGCTGTGGCTCCTTCCTTTGCCGCATATCTAAATACCAGTATGTCTCTTCCCCGGCGTGCACCGCCGGAGAAGAGGCACAGGGTTATTTTAGAAATGCTCAATCATCGTTCTGCTGATGATTTCATCCTGCACTTCTTTACACAATTCAACAAAGTATGCGCTATAGCCGGCGACCCGAATAATCAAATCACGGTATTGATCGGGATTTTGCTGCGCTTTAATCAGCGTTTCATTATCCACATAACTGAACTGCATTTGGCCGTTGCCGAGAATGGAGGCCGTCCGGAGCAGATTAATCAGTCCGTTCTCTCCTTCCGGTGTTTCCAGCAGACCGCGCAAAAGCTTGAAGTTATGCACCATGCCAATATTCATGGCCTCGACATCTATTTTGCTTATCGATTTGATGATAGCCGTCGGTCCCTTCTTGTCATGGCCCTGGGTAGGGCTGATACCGTCGGACAGCGGCAACCAAGCTTTACGCCCATTGGCTGTAGCACCGGTCATCTCGCCGAAAGGCGTATTGTTCGAAATAGAAAGCGTGCCATGGCTGAAGGTAGAGTACAGCGTTTTAAATTTGCGATGATAGTTCTCAGTCCATCCCGTGATATCGGCGGCGATACGATCGGCATAATCGTCGTCATTTCCGAATTTTGGCGCGTCCAGACAATCCCTGTGGATCTGCTCATAACCTTCGAAATCGGCCAGCAACGCGTCACGGATTTGCTCGAGCGAATATTTTTTGTCATCGTAAACCAGCTTCTTGATGGCAGCCATCGAATCGGCGTAAGTTGCCAGACCGGACCAAATCAAGCCAGGTCCCCAGTTATACATGGCGCCGCCGGCGGACACGTCGCGGCCGCTCTCCATCGTGCCTTCATACATGATCGACATAAGCGGCTTCGGCGCATAATCGCGGTGAACGCGCTGGCTGATTACCGTACCCACTGCGGACAGCTCGGTGATGTATTCTACCTGCTTCTTAACCGCCGCTTCAAATTCCTCATAGGTCTTGAAGTTGTTCAAATCGCCCATGTCCAATCCCGGCGTGCTTCCGTGCCAGAGCATTTTGCCGCGGTTAAGGACGAACTCAATGGCAATCGGCCACTGGGTGTATCCAGTGGAGGTCCACTGATACAAGCGTCCGGATTTTTGCGGCTCCACACAGCCCATCAGACAGTAATCGCGGGCATCTTCGATACTGCAGCCCTTCATCAGCATCATCTTGATGTGGGAATCGTCGAAATGGCAGGCCGGGAAGCCCAAACCCGCACGGACGACATCCACAATCTTCTTCAAGTATTTCTGAGGAGAACTATTGTGGATACGGCAAGCGAGTGAAGGCTGATAAACGCCGACATGACGTACTGCATCCATGAGCAGATAAGTCAAGTCGTTGCAGGCGTCGCCGCCCTCCCGTTTTTGCCCGCCGACACACATATTGACGAACGGCTGGTAGCCGGCGAAGAACTTGGAGCCGCCCGCGCTGGAAACCCACATCATTTCCGAGCATTTGATAAGGAAACAGCCTGCAATCTCGAATGCTTCAAACTCTGTTAGACGGCCGGCTTTTCTGTCCGCCTCATAGAAAGGATACATATATTGATCCACACGGCCGACAGACATGCCTGTCTGATTTTCTTCCACCACGAGCAAAGATTCTACGGTCCAGACCGATTGCATTGCCTCATGGAATGTAGTCGGCGCATGAGCCGGTACGCGTGCGTTGATCTCGCCGATTTTTTTCAACTCTGCCTTGCGCTTCGGATTTGTTTCTTTAGCGGCCAGCTGGTATGCGTATTCAGACATCCGTTTGGCATACGCCATCACGCCTTCCGTCGTATCCAGCACGGATTTATAGTAATAGATTTTGTCGATGTCTTCAGGGTTTTGCATGGACAGCTTCGCAAGATGCTCCTTGGCATCCCGCTGGATATCCAGCATCCCTTTCTTCATTAAAATGACATCGTAGCCTGGGTTGGAGTCGCCGCCGCCGTTGATCTGATGATAGGAAAGATCGCTGACGAATGCTTCGCCGGAAAACTCCCAAAGACCAGCATCCCGGTATTGCTGTTCACATATTTCATCCACCGATTTGCCTTCCCAGAACGGGAACAGCTCCTCGCGCATAATCCGCTTGTCTTCCTCGGAGATGTAGAACGGATCCTGAGGACGGTTGTGAATGGTATCGAGCTCATCCCGGGTCCAGCGCCAAGCTATGTCAGGCGAGAAAGCGCCCGCGCGCGGCGCGCCGCAAGGATGACCAACGATCAACTCGTTGTCCTGGATGAGCAGCGGAGCCTCTTCACACGCTTTGCGGAAAGCCTTGGCACGCAGCATAATCGCTGGCAGACCTGGATTTTCCTTGTATACCTGAGTAAAGGCTCTGGCACGATAGGTTGTAATGCTTGGCGTAGCGGTCAAATAATGTTCTTTCAAAGCCCGCAAACGCTCGGTCATTCCTTCCGGGTATGCGCATTCTTCCTTATGAAGCTGGCCGAGGCCGTTTTCAACCTGCGGCTTAGCCCCTTTATCCGAAAGCTCCTTTGAAATCCCCTGGAACAGCTTCATGATCGCTGCTCGTTCTTGGGGAGCCATGGCCTTCGTTGCTTCAGCAAATTTGCTTGAAAACTCGTGAATGTTCAACATTATTCCCTCGCAATCTTGTGAGATTATCATTTAAAAGCTTTTACGATAAATGTGCACCAACTCTTCTGCTGTTGGTTGACGAGGATTGGTTGGCGTACAGCGGTCAGCCATCGCGGTCTGTGCCATGCGGGACAACGCCTCGTCAAAAGCATCCTGGTCAACCCCAAGCTCACGAATTCCGTGTTCGATACCGATGGAACGCTTCAGCTTCCCAATTGCCTGGATCAAACTTACGGTTCCTTCACGGGCGGTCCGTGCCGGCAAGTGCAGCAGCGAAGCGAGCCTAGCATAGCGTTCGCAAACCCTGTCTATGACTTTTCCGCCCAGGTTGGCGTTATACTCCATTACCGCCTCTAGAAGCAGGGAATTCACCCGTCCGTGAGCAATGTGAAACGTTCCGCCAAAGGCGTGGGACATACTGTGAATGATACCAAGACCAGCGTTAGTAAATGCCATTCCCGCCATACAGGACGCATTCTGCACCCGATCCCGCGCCTCAGCATCTGCCGGATCATGGTAAAGCGTTTCCAGATGAGCAAATACCAATTGGACGGCTTTTTCGGCTAACGCATCGGTAAAGTCGGTCGCTTTGGCAGAGACATAAGCCTCCAGCGCATGGGTAAGAACGTCCATTCCGGTGTCCACCACTATTTTGTTTGGCACTTGCTTGGTAAGGGTGGAATCGAGAATCGCTATGTCCGGTGCGATATAATCGTCCACGATAACAATTTTGTCTCCATCCACAGTAATCACCGAAAAGTCGGTCACTTCCGATCCGGTGCCGCTGGTGGATGGAATGGCGACAAACGATGGTTTGACAAAAGGCTCGTCTTTCTCCTGCGCATATTGCCGGGCGAAGTACAGAACACCTTTCGCTGTATCAATGACGGAGCCGCCGCCCAGCGCCAGTAACACATCAGCGCCGCTTTCCCAATACACTTGAAGCGCTTCAGCCACAATACTCACGCTCGGATCGGGCTTAACACCGCTAAACACTGTAGTGGAGATTCCACCGCTTTGCAGCAGATCAACCACCTGACCCAGATACCCCAGCTTCTCCATCATCTGATCGGATACGATGCAGGCTTTCGTGCCTTGGATTTCCGCTAGTTTTTTAAGTGACTGTTCGCCTGAAAATACCTTCGATTTCATAACAAAGATGTCGTTTATCACGGGCACCTCCCTTGAATTTCTGCAGATAACCTGCCCCTAAGATGGAAGGGCATAGCGGGCAATGATCTTTTCGATGTCTGGGTGCGGGTTGGGAATAACGTTTGAAGAGTAAACCTCAGTCCCCATCGCCTGTACAGCGGCGACACCAGCATCTACTGCAGCCCTTACAGCCCCTACATCTCCACGAACAAGGACAGATATATAACCGGACGCCACGTTTTCGTAACCGATCAAATCTACATCGGCCGCTTTACACATGGCATCCGCCGCTTCCATGACGAATACAATTCCAAAGGTTTCAATGAAACCCAGTGCATCATGCTTGCTCATGAACCTATCTCCCCTCCCGGCAATTATGTGTTAATTGCATGCGCTTTCACGATTGCTGCAATAGAACTGAGCGGACGCGGCATCACATTATGGGCAGTGACTTTGCCAATCTTCGCTGCCGCTTCAGCGCCAGCCTCTACTGCCGAACGAACCGCCGCGACATCACCTTTTACCATTATCGTTACGAGCGTGGAACCAACATTCTCGTAGGATACCAGAACAACATCTGCTGCTTTAAGCATAGCGTCCGCCGCTTGGATGGCAGGAACCATGCCCAAAGTTTCCACAAGCCCGAGAGCTTCTTCTCCCCGGTATTCCATTCGAACCTCACCTCACCTGGGTAATTTTTATTTATGAATCCGCTGTAATATCAGATACTCAACTCCTACTTGCAGGTTAACATAGGTTCACCCCGTTATTATGGAAGATTCGGTAGCTGATTTTAGTATTCTAATGCCCCTTTTACCAACAATCTGGTACAAAAACGTCTTTCTTGCATCACAAGTACCAGAATACCCTCAAGCTCGTTCGTTTCATTGAATTTCTCCGCCTATCTTGCTATAATTGTGGCAAAATCTGTGCGGCGAATGTGTGCCATGTTTAACGCATGCATATGGAATGCCGAGAAAAGGTCATCATGAAACCTCTAAACGACTTTTTATCCAAACAAATGAATATGGAAGACCTGGTGCAGCAAAAACTACGTCTTTTTTTTGAAGATGATCGTATTGTTTTTGACAAATCTCGTTTTGCGGGCGGGTTGACCAATTATAACTACATTATGAATATCCACGGAACGGAGTATGTGATTCGTAAGCCCGGTAACCTGACGGATCAAATGATCGACCGCAGGATAGAACGTGTGAACAACGGCATCGCTTCGGAGTTTGGCGTGAATTCGGAATGTATATATTTTGATGAGGAAAGCGGCATTAAGATCAGCAAGTATATTCCCGATAGCAAAACGCTAGCCGCGGCAGGCCCCTTGGCTTTGCAAAGCTTGCAGGCCGTTTCTTCTTTACTGAAGAAGATTCATGGCAGTCCCAAGCACTTCCCTAACCAGTTCGATTGGCTCAGTGAACTTGCCAAATATGAAGCCATTGTCACGCAAATCAACGGAGAATTGTTTTTTGACTACGCCTCCTTAAAAGAGCAATTGCTTCGTTTTATGGAAGAGAATGTTAATAATGTCATTTCCGTACCTTGCCATAATGATACGGTTCCCGAGAATTTTCTCGTAGATGGGAATGGCAGTGTCTATTTGATAGATTGGGAATATTCCGGAATGAACGATCCGGCCTTTGATATTGCCGCGTATATCATCGAATCGCGTTTGACAGCAGAGGCGATTGACCAACTGTTTGAAGCCTATTACGGCAATGCGTTTACGCAGGATGATCTGATGAAGGTCAAATGTTATATGATGGCCCAGGATTTGTTATGGACGGTATGGGCCCTGCTGCGCCATTATACGGGGGATGATTACCTGGATTACTGCTCGCTGCGCTATAACCGCCTGCGTCGAAATATTCAAGTATTAAGCATGCAGCCGGATTACCCTATTGCCGACATGGTGATGCGTTAGCACTAGTCGTTGCTTGCTCTGGAATGAGAAACTTTCGGAGGTTTAACCAATCCCTTTCAAAACGAGGCGAAATCCGCATAACTGCGCGATCGTTCCAGACACGCCGATTCGGTAAGCTTGTTCGGTAGCTTGTTCGGTAGCTTGTTCGGTAGCTTGTTTGGTAAGCAAAATTCCTGCTAAAATACAGCAATTCGATATGGACGTCTTCAGCAGAAAGGGAATCCTGCACAACGGCAGCAATTTCACCCGTTTCCCTTTAACTTTGCTCAAAAGGGCCTAAATTGATGCAGCTGTGCAGCAATTTCTCCCAAGGTGGACTCATTGAGCTGAAATTCCTGTAAAATCGCATCAATTCCCTACCTTAGATGGCGAAAGACCCGCTTCCACCCCCGAAAACTTATAAATTGTATAATATTAAGAAAAAAACCGCTTAGCCGTGCTGCTAAGCGGTCCTTATGCTACATCCGAATCGTGTGCCGGTGTTCAGATACATTCGGGAACGATTTTTTTCCAAAAAGAAAATCTCCCCTAATGAATGGGAAGATTTTCTGAAATGACTAGTCATGAGTAATGGATGCTGATGGATGTAACGTTGTTCCCCAAATCGAAACTTTTATATTGCTGGTTAACGGAACGTTAGGTTCATCTAGAATTGTTCTCCACCATTCCCAGGCAAGACCTGTACATTCTCTTGCAAAAATTTTGATGTTCTTGGCATTAGGCGGAAGTGGAATCTCTGTCGAGAAATGCGCTGTTTTATCTTGCCAATTTCCTCCCCAATTTTTATGAGTAATGATTTCTTGGCCATTTTCATCAAAGGTAAACTCGTCCCAAGACACTTCAAACTGAGCTACATATGCACCGCTATGATCAAGCGTTATTTTACCTTTCGTATATTCAGTCGTCTTCGTCTCGATATAGTCTGTATTGTTGTGAACCGCAGCTATGGAATTGTCTTTCAAGAAGACACTGGTATAAGAAATAGGGTAACCTGGATTCTTACTGCTAAATTCTGCATTGTCCTTGATTACATTTTGGATGACATTGAAGTCTTTCGTGACGACCTGGTTATGTGTTTGTGCATCGCCGCCTAATACAACAGCCGTGAACGAGCTGTTTTCATAAATATCTTTGTACTGTCCGCTAGCTTGTATGCTCGGATTATTGAGCAATAATTTAAATGCGGTTTGTACATCGCTGCTCTTTGAGGTCGTCTCCAATTTCACGTAAATGGTTCTGCCATAAGCTACATTAGATACCATCAGTGGCGGAGCCTCATTACTTACCCCTTTACGGACTAATTCAGCAAACGTCACACTGTCATCAAACAAGTCAGATGGATTGTTAGGAAGCGCTGCGCTTACGGTATAAAAGATTTGCTTATAAGCGGCAACCATCACTTTTT
Proteins encoded in this region:
- a CDS encoding cobalamin adenosyltransferase, producing the protein MKFITEMELRNVYRIEPFTSYMVEHGSRLTPEARQFLTDRQIAVSYSTQEQNQEQKQEPLPNPEQQAEKRDWRRGILLCQMQSVSALFLLTGQELLERDVLLAQKVLELSRLFSALQKGEGGGAFTADLFFQGCTGIPADVLFEDAGDCFEVTEFHIQLAKGREIALLHRLRCALRELGFAVLEAAAGSPQEKPEKPVIPGINYMINALSSLICRTTGGRTCQRQNPLHTAINS
- a CDS encoding BMC domain-containing protein: MQQPAGPAPGRMIQESVPGKQVTLAHMIASPVPDMYERLGIDEAGAIGILTLSPSETSIIAADIATKVADVEIGFLDRFTGSVLLTGDIASVDTALRAIIETFCNSLGFATAEITRT
- the cutD gene encoding choline TMA-lyase-activating enzyme; protein product: MESGMPERQARIFNIQKYSIYDGPGIRTLIFFKGCPLRCQWCANPEGLEKKYQVMYQRDLCNDCGACVAACPREIHRVDTSGSQEPSKPQHVVDRKIECIGCRKCEKVCPARALSIAGMNMTVSEIVEIVEQDMLFYTTSGGGVTLGGGEVCSQSEFAVHLLKECKRAGIHTAIETSGHAKPEAILAMAEFTDLILYDLKHMDSYRHYQLTGVRNERILENLRELITRKHNVMVRMPLMKGLNDDADTIRKTVEFLLPYKEYRNFQGIDLLPYHKLGINKYRQLDMVYSVDRDLSLNEADLERIERQISQYDLPVRVVKH
- the cutC gene encoding choline trimethylamine-lyase, whose amino-acid sequence is MLNIHEFSSKFAEATKAMAPQERAAIMKLFQGISKELSDKGAKPQVENGLGQLHKEECAYPEGMTERLRALKEHYLTATPSITTYRARAFTQVYKENPGLPAIMLRAKAFRKACEEAPLLIQDNELIVGHPCGAPRAGAFSPDIAWRWTRDELDTIHNRPQDPFYISEEDKRIMREELFPFWEGKSVDEICEQQYRDAGLWEFSGEAFVSDLSYHQINGGGDSNPGYDVILMKKGMLDIQRDAKEHLAKLSMQNPEDIDKIYYYKSVLDTTEGVMAYAKRMSEYAYQLAAKETNPKRKAELKKIGEINARVPAHAPTTFHEAMQSVWTVESLLVVEENQTGMSVGRVDQYMYPFYEADRKAGRLTEFEAFEIAGCFLIKCSEMMWVSSAGGSKFFAGYQPFVNMCVGGQKREGGDACNDLTYLLMDAVRHVGVYQPSLACRIHNSSPQKYLKKIVDVVRAGLGFPACHFDDSHIKMMLMKGCSIEDARDYCLMGCVEPQKSGRLYQWTSTGYTQWPIAIEFVLNRGKMLWHGSTPGLDMGDLNNFKTYEEFEAAVKKQVEYITELSAVGTVISQRVHRDYAPKPLMSIMYEGTMESGRDVSAGGAMYNWGPGLIWSGLATYADSMAAIKKLVYDDKKYSLEQIRDALLADFEGYEQIHRDCLDAPKFGNDDDYADRIAADITGWTENYHRKFKTLYSTFSHGTLSISNNTPFGEMTGATANGRKAWLPLSDGISPTQGHDKKGPTAIIKSISKIDVEAMNIGMVHNFKLLRGLLETPEGENGLINLLRTASILGNGQMQFSYVDNETLIKAQQNPDQYRDLIIRVAGYSAYFVELCKEVQDEIISRTMIEHF
- a CDS encoding 1-propanol dehydrogenase PduQ; amino-acid sequence: MINDIFVMKSKVFSGEQSLKKLAEIQGTKACIVSDQMMEKLGYLGQVVDLLQSGGISTTVFSGVKPDPSVSIVAEALQVYWESGADVLLALGGGSVIDTAKGVLYFARQYAQEKDEPFVKPSFVAIPSTSGTGSEVTDFSVITVDGDKIVIVDDYIAPDIAILDSTLTKQVPNKIVVDTGMDVLTHALEAYVSAKATDFTDALAEKAVQLVFAHLETLYHDPADAEARDRVQNASCMAGMAFTNAGLGIIHSMSHAFGGTFHIAHGRVNSLLLEAVMEYNANLGGKVIDRVCERYARLASLLHLPARTAREGTVSLIQAIGKLKRSIGIEHGIRELGVDQDAFDEALSRMAQTAMADRCTPTNPRQPTAEELVHIYRKSF
- a CDS encoding BMC domain-containing protein — protein: MSKHDALGFIETFGIVFVMEAADAMCKAADVDLIGYENVASGYISVLVRGDVGAVRAAVDAGVAAVQAMGTEVYSSNVIPNPHPDIEKIIARYALPS
- a CDS encoding BMC domain-containing protein — encoded protein: MEYRGEEALGLVETLGMVPAIQAADAMLKAADVVLVSYENVGSTLVTIMVKGDVAAVRSAVEAGAEAAAKIGKVTAHNVMPRPLSSIAAIVKAHAINT
- a CDS encoding choline kinase family protein — translated: MKPLNDFLSKQMNMEDLVQQKLRLFFEDDRIVFDKSRFAGGLTNYNYIMNIHGTEYVIRKPGNLTDQMIDRRIERVNNGIASEFGVNSECIYFDEESGIKISKYIPDSKTLAAAGPLALQSLQAVSSLLKKIHGSPKHFPNQFDWLSELAKYEAIVTQINGELFFDYASLKEQLLRFMEENVNNVISVPCHNDTVPENFLVDGNGSVYLIDWEYSGMNDPAFDIAAYIIESRLTAEAIDQLFEAYYGNAFTQDDLMKVKCYMMAQDLLWTVWALLRHYTGDDYLDYCSLRYNRLRRNIQVLSMQPDYPIADMVMR
- a CDS encoding thiol-activated cytolysin family protein — protein: MRKSKQRQTKHAKGVKVLLSLLIGLQVFTYSSISYAATSELNDIDAGIAGLNYDRNEVLAVTGDQVSSYVPKEGVQSNGKFIVVEREKKSLTTSPVDISIIDSITNRTYPGAIQLANKDFADNQPGLVMAARKPLDITIDLPGLKSENTITVENPTYSSVSSAVDQLVSTWGEKYSDTHTLPARLQYAESMVYSQNQIATALNVNSKVLNGTLGIDFNAVASGEKKVMVAAYKQIFYTVSAALPNNPSDLFDDSVTFAELVRKGVSNEAPPLMVSNVAYGRTIYVKLETTSKSSDVQTAFKLLLNNPSIQASGQYKDIYENSSFTAVVLGGDAQTHNQVVTKDFNVIQNVIKDNAEFSSKNPGYPISYTSVFLKDNSIAAVHNNTDYIETKTTEYTKGKITLDHSGAYVAQFEVSWDEFTFDENGQEIITHKNWGGNWQDKTAHFSTEIPLPPNAKNIKIFARECTGLAWEWWRTILDEPNVPLTSNIKVSIWGTTLHPSASITHD